AGCTCGCCACTTGGCGACACTTGCAACAAACTATCGTTTGCCCTCGATTCCCCCTTTTAGTATCACTCTGCACGCGATCGATGGAAGTTGGTGGCATCTTCGCGTGcactttataattaataacaatttagcatgcacttaattttaattattacccaATTAGGTCAGCGCCATTATAATTTAAGCACCCGGCACACTGCAGATAATTAAGCGCGggcaaaattaaacaatttcgaGTCCGGCGAAATGAAGTCCTGCCCTCCAGTCAGGCTCTTCTTCGTCCTTTTCGGGAGCAGCGCCTTCGCGTTTCCGTTCTGTTTGCGGGCTAGGTCATTAGGGATGGTTTGTGTGTAAATTTGATTTCACAACATTTTGTCTCTGCGTTGCCCGAACTTTCGGCGTTTACGAGTCACATAAATTTAACGACCAAGTTCAAGTTGTAAATAGTTGACAAACTCGTCTCCTTCGTGAACTGAAGCTCCAATGAAGTGACGATGGATAAATGGTGGAAGTGcttcaaataaattactttGTTGGAGCTTCGAAATAAAGTTATTAACAATAACTCGGTACTTATTTCagcatatttttaaagggaacCGAAAGAAGTACTGATTAATTAGGAAAGAACCCAATATATCGGACCAATAATTATATCTCCTAcattaataatgaaatatttataattaattgtttaCCATTCAtagatttaatataaaaatttaattgagtTTTAGTGTCGCGTTGATTGTTTATTTCCTTAAGCTGaactctccattttatttaaattctggCAAGTATCTGGGGATCCAAAGTCCCCCTGGACGTTGTGATCTATAATTCcattaatttttgttgaaGGTGTTTTCAATTGAAAGCGACCGGAGATGGAAGCAATTTGAATGTCATTAGGTGCCCACGCAAGACACAGCCAGCCAGGAAGCGGAGCCAAGCAAAAAAGGCATTCGACTCCATATCTGATTGAATAATAATGTGTGCTTAAGGATTTAATGCGCTCCCGGCAGCTGCTCGACATCCACATGGGAGCAGATATGTTGGGAAAACAACggcaaaatgttaaattacAATCCCACGAACGCGGCAGCAGAATCACTGAATCCGAATCTGAGTCAGACTCTTCGCCGCCTTTTTGTTGACACCGGCACGGCCAATGGGGAATTCCCTTGGCTGATGCTGATTGCCAAAAATAAGAGATAATATAAGTagtaaagaaaagaaaatgccgGCAAAAAAACGACAGGGCAACTCGACCGAGCTCACACTCGATTGCAATGcggaaaaaaattgaatatcCTTATCGTACGATTTCAAATTAATCCAACAGAGTCCCACAAGGCCGCCAGTGCCACTAGCTCTTTAAAACTGGAGGTatacaaagaaatattttaaaaaatccaaattccaattcatttactttgattcaaaaaattttgtaaataagaaattGTTTATGAAATTTTAGGATAAAATTATACGTTCAAATTAAGTATAACTGTGCGATTTTAGGTCTAGTATctataattgaaaatataataataagatcTACTTTACCAAGCTTATGtagttttttctatatttcaaattaaaagtatttaatctTTCCTTACAGTCTCAAAGCTGAAGCTGCACTTCTTCTAATACTCTTATTGAGGTTACAAATTACCTTATAGGCAATTAAGTTAGAGGCTAAAGTTGATTCTGAATGTTTAAGCCTTCCTAAACTTTATAGTGCTTACCATTTTTTAAAAGCAGAAGTAGCTCCTTATGAGCGAATCCATCGAGCTGACCCTTAATCGCGGCAATTTGTGTATGGCGTTGACAGTTGGTTGGAGGTTTGATGCCTTGCACATTAGAGAACCGCGTGAAAAGCAGTTTCCAaatgacacagagaaaaaatatgtttactACATTTTAGCCACAAGTTTACCAGACTTTAACGATTGTCATTAaggtaaattgtttttttttcggagaAATGTAGTCCCCAATGTGACTTTATTTGACTGAAAAATGTTTAAGCTACAACAACTAGTTGTTAGTCAGATAAAAAACTAGGGGTATCTTTGGAAAATCGAGCCTTAGTcgcttaaatatattaatttgaacAATCGCACAAGTACTAATGCAAGGAATATCTGTGGTTTTTCGTTCCCTgaaatcaacaaaatattataaatggCTTTAAGACCTTGGTAAGGCAACTAACTATGGAGTTCAAGTTCAAAGAAAACCAATATGTTTCTGCTTGGGGTGTACCACGACGTTGTAGAAGCCGTTGCGAGCCTGGGCTTATGTCAGGGATAACAGGAGTCATAGACGGATCATTAAGATTTGTGGGATCAACAAATTATCTTCGATCCAAAAATACTACTCCTActtttttctcccagtgcttTTTTCGGAGACGCCCATGTGATATTATTTTGAGCGAGTAACCGCCACATGGACAAAGGGTAATGCGATGAGTTCTGATCGTCAGCGGCAGCGGTTTAACTCTATTAGGGCCACGCCCCCAATCCACATGTCCTGCATAGGATATTAaattttgctgctgctgctgctgctgttgccgctgccaCTACCCTGCTGTGGCTCTATGGAGCCGTGGCAATAAAAGTTTGGCTTTTGGCAGCCATGTGTGTTCTGGTGCTTTATGGAAGGATGAGCTGTTGCCGCAACGCATGTGGCTGATGCTTTGGGCCATCATTGTTGACAACAATATCAGTGGCGACACAAAGCAGGCGGAGCACGGACGGTGGAACTTACTTTGTCCTTCGCACGGCTTTGGTTTCTGGTTTTTGGCTGTAAAATGTCAATTTGGGCCGTGACGAAGATTTATTGTGTTCGGGCTTGATAGGCGCGCTTTAATATCCCCACTAGACCCACATATTTTCACTATACAGTTCGCTGgatccatcatcatcattatgaGCCATATATGGTTCGACTATTAGTTATGGGAGGCGAACGGAAGTGCCACGAGATATGGGGGAAAATACCTCTGGACTTTAATAGTTTGCACTTCAATTTAGAGAAATGTTGAGCTGCTAGGCTTTTTATTGCTATAAACTATGCAGCATAAATTGTGGTAAAAAGTATCACTTGATTCCTAAtgttttttacttatttattatatattttttattggccAAAATCCAATCACAATTTGAGCACATTTCCCAGGAGTTCTGTACTGTACTGGgaataaatggaaaatagtCGCCAAAGAGTCGACGAGTTGAATTGTTGCCAAGACTGGcattaaaatggaaatggcataTTCCAGCCACATAATGGTTAACCAATATCAGCAGAGCAACACGCAAATTTTCGCAATTTGGTGAAaaattcacacacacacactcacgcatTTGGTCACACACAAACTGGgacaaaaaaattgcataataaatgcaatttatccTTCCGGGCTTTGAGTTGCGAGTTGGCTCATGGCCATAGCTGTCCCATTCGCACAAAGCTGATAACTCAATAGCCAGACCTGGGGGACGTTGGCATAACTAAACtaatttcttataattccAACAGAGCAAACACAGCTTCCCACTGGGCCTGCGAACAATGCCGTCCAAATGCCAGGGTGCGAAACTTTAATGGCGCCCCACTACTTGACCCCCGGGCAGGTGATCTAACCCTGCTCCATGTTATAGCTCCACCCCGACCCAAGCTCTAGTCTAGTCCCTCCCACTCCCTCCCTGGTGGCAGCCCTGACCGACATTCGATGAATTGACCAACGCAGCTTGTTATTTTTCGTGTGCAACAGCGCGTTTCATTCGCTCCCGGAGGTTATCTTCCCCCAGTCCTATCGAACAGTGATGCCGGGCAACTGTTTAAGATTAAACGAGATATTGTTTAGTTGTAAACTAATTGCCCTGAAATTAAAACCGTAAAAGCACGATTAGGGCATCTGTATTGTAATCCAGTTAAAGCGTAATTTTCACCTGATTTTAATGAGCTATCGATTGGGTAGTATACTATTCCATTGACTACCTTAGAAGTTTacgatttttttataataataattatttctttgGATTAAGTTGGTATCACTGTACCATCTGCCGCTCCAATAGCTTCCTAACCGGAGGACGAGAAACATTTGGCGGTGGCAATTCAccttgcctttttttttgtctgaCCAAACTTTTGCTCTGTTTTTGTCGGATTCCGCATTCTATTCGTGAATCGGACAGCCGACGTCTGTTTTTCACCTGCCAGGACTCCGCTCCGTTCCCTTCCATTCGGATTCGGAATCCTCAGTTTGTTTGCGTATGGGAAATCGCTGGTGTTTGTCCATCTGAGTGtgtcgagtgtgtgtgcaggTGTGCGTGAATTTTACGCTGACAATTGTGATTTCACATCGTTCAGCATCGGGCAAAGgtttttaattagattttacTTCATTTTCCGTTGTCATTCAACGCGATGGCAAGCGTATCCAGTTTAAGCGAGTTCAATCGTCAAATCGTGAGTGGATTTTCACTATTTTGAAGTTCCAGAGAGCTTTCCTGTATCGACAATAAAATAGTGGCCCTTAATCACTGTAATCTAAATTTGTTCAAAGTAATTCAACTaacatattatatattctaGTGAACCGATTGTTGCCTGGAACTTAATATAAACAGCATTCATTCTCTTgtgaaaaattataatatgcCGTAtctattatttacaaaaagtttacagctATGAAAGTCAGTTTGCTAGATTTAGCAGTCCGAAACAGATTGAAACAATCATTGCACTAATTGAAACCGTAATCTTGCCTAATGCCGAATTCCTAAAATCaatagaatattaaaaattgtctTAAAATCTTGGTGAAAAAACGTACTTAGCCCTGGGAACATTTTCTTCAAACTGCCCATTTACGTTGCCGGACGGGGTGTACATCGCCACGACGTAAGTGGTCCCATCGGAATCCTGGGCTTCCCCCCAACCCAAGTCGGTTGATGCTTTCCATACCAGTTGCGTAAAGTGTCCGGTTGCGTATGAAAATTTTGGGTTCGAAAAGTCATACAAATGGATTTCATCGTACCAATTTTGAACACATTTCTCGGGATTGTGCGAGCGGAAACACAGGTTTTCACCGTACTCGCCCTTGGCCTCTGAATGCTGCAAATTCTTTTTTTGCGCCAATTCCTGTGTATCAAAGGGGTTACCCAAAGTAccttaaataattttggaACGCACCTCAGCATATTCGGCGGATCTCTTGCATAGGCCCTCATTTAAGGTGAGGTCAGGAACCCCGTGTAATTTTCTCAGTCGATTGTGCTCATCGAGGCCAATCTGTGCACCCTGGCCACAACCCTGCACTGCCGAGAACTGCAATCAACATGGTGTGTACAGGATTACTCTGCCCTCGAATTAAagtatttgcatttattaccCAATACAGGAACAGTACTATTAAAATTTTGACATCTTCCATAGCTTTGTGATTTTTTGACTTGTGTATGAGCCGAGAAATAATTATAGTTGTACTGACTTATGCATAATGATAAGATTGCTTggtttttttgaaattttcttCGCTGGATTACGTTTGTATAGTTTGCTAGAATTAGTTGTACGACCAGAAAGATATTTTTGAAAGAATAACATAACCCAAATTTATTAATTCCACATCCATTTAAAGAGCCAATAACCTCGTTGCAGCTGTACATCCGGCTCAAGGACCACCAGGAGCAGGATATTGGGTGGTAAACTTCTCTAGATGAATGAACTTCTAAACACGGGTACCGGATCATGTGTCTCTTGTACATTTCGGCGAATAAAGGCTTCTCTATGGCCAAGAATAAACTCACAAATCCCACTTTAAATGGTTAAATTTGTCAGCGAGCTCAAGCCCGCCCCTGATGGTGCAGGCCATTGGTCGAATCGGCTCCTCGTGGCGGCAGCTGCCACAAATGATGGTTCTCTTGTCTTGTTTGATGCCAAAAGGCCGTGTCTCCTACATCACAAGCCTTGGTTAAATACCTTAAATCCAacgtaaatattatttgattaaaaataagatttaagGTAAGGCTCTTATTGGTTTTATATTGTAAGTGTAAGGTTTTCCATTTCTATCATTCCTTAAATAGCCTTCAAATAGGGTATTACCTCGCCGGGGGTTGTTTCCAAGAGGCTGTCGGATTTTTTCTGTCGCTTTCGGTTTtggtgtttgtgtttttggggCCGACAACGAAATGTATTTAGCATAAAAATTTACGATAATGAGAGCACAGAACAACAGCGGacaaaaaaaacgaaagcaAGCAGCCGACAGCGCATCAAATTTCGCCTAGGCAAATAGACAACAAACTGTGGTCTACCTCGATGAAGGAGGAGCGGGGAGTATTCTACAGCCAGCAGGTGCGGATCTCACCATCCCCCCAAAACCAACGCTTTTTGTGGTCAGCTACTGCCACAAAGTGCCTGCCACAGGTCTCCACCGCAGACGAGTCTCATTGCTCGGCTAATGCGCaaagttaaattaatatttttcacgagacatttgttgttttgtcgcGATCTCCTTGGtagcatttaaaaaaattgacgaATTTCATGGCGGCGCGGTCTAACCGACGTCAAAGTCAACTGTTCTGGTTTCTGTCAAAATGCTCCGCAATTCTGACTCTCACTTGTTTTCAGTCAGATTAGTAAAGTTTGGTGCagtcatttatttaaactttttgtttggaAATGGAAGATGGCAAACCGGCTGGGACACGGGATATGAGTAACTTGATGGGGCGATAATCGTATTTAGAATGAAGACTGAGCGACAACTGGCACAAAAACCGTTTGCTGCAAGTGCATCCACTGACACTTGGCCGTTTTGTGAGCCCAAAATGAATTCCTTTTACAGGAATTATGCTGAATACTTTGCTGCGAATGTGAGAGTTGTGGtgcgaaaaatgaaaataaatgcaaaggcATCCCGAGTACTTCAGGTTGCCATTTACATTCTGCACTGGCATTGGCATTTTATTTTGTCAGTCGCATTGAAATCCATGAATGGAATGTGTGTGTCCTCTAATGCGTATATTCCTGAGGGGTGTGCTAGTAGCCAGTGACGTGGGAATCACGGGGATCATAAAAGATATTAAACTATACTTTAAATAGCGCTTTTGTGAGGTGCTTAATAGGCGTAGTAGTAGTTGCAATAAGCTATTATCTATTaacttttataatatattcagAAAAAGGGGGCATTCAAGCCCCAGAAAAGCCTCCTTGCCTCAGCCGCTGTGGGTGCTGCAGCTGGCTTACGCGACAGTCTTCTCCTTTCCATTGCGTCTATAAATTATTCATTCCGTTTGAGATGTTTGATGTGCCTCCAAGTGGCATGATGtcctcgcacacacacacacacacacaccctcgtCCTCGAAGTCGTACTCGCACATTGCCAATCGGtttgttgcaatttttttgcACTCCCTTCGGCGCTGTGTCTGTGTTGCATCCCAGCTTTTACCCGCATTTCATTGAATTCATTCATTTTTTAGCTGCCTTGCCGCACATCCTGGCTTGTTATTGTTGGTGTTTGCCACAGCTTTGCATAAATAAGATAAACACAAGGATGTGCTCGGTGGGGATCGGTCCCCCTTAGCCGGTACCTCGATTACAGTATCCAGAATCCAGGGATCTCGGGGAGAGCATCCAGCATCGTCTCGAGTCGGTGTGCCGTGATTTATTTTGCACTCAATGTTTGCCAAAGTAAAATTGATTGAAGCGTTTGTTGGCGCTTCAATTGATTTTTACAACAGTACGTATTCGTATACGTGGTGTGTCGCACACAACCTCTCTTGTTCATCCCGATCCTGGTCCCTTTTGGGCACCTTATTTCCTCCTCGTGGCCAGCGAGGCATTTCAAGGGCCCGGATGCTTGAGTCCCGGCTTGTTTACAGTGGTTAAATTAACTTTGGTCAATTTGGTTCTTGTCGAGTGCTCGGCCATTCCATTGAGATAAGTTGATGCCAGACTTGGAGCCCTCGCCCTTTTTGGTAACAAAAGGATAACCCCGACCAGTGGTGGTATATCATAATTCTGTGAGTACCTTGGCACTTGTAGTATCATGATTTAATGTTATACATTTAGTTATAAATCATTTCCACAAATTGGACTCAAGAAATTCGTATTAAACTGTTTTacttttgtgattttttgcaaaaGAAATGGACGTTCGATACCCCCTACTTAATTGTCTACCACTATTTACCTAATAGCCGGATAAACGATTTGCCCTCAAAAACGTCAGTGGCAAAAATCACAACAATTCATCAAATGTCGTGCTGTGATTTTATTAACTGACGCTGATGGTGATTGAGGCACATCTGGGCCATATCAACACCTGCAGCCGGCAGTCGATCATCGACCACCCACCTCGCACCCCTCACCCCTCACCATTCACCTCTTACCACTTACCCTTCTCCATTTACCACTCACCCTCTACCCTCAATCACCCCTCAGCACTTCCTCCAGCAATCACCACCAACTGCAGTCGCATAAATCTTGGCCTGTCAAGTGCAAACAGAAAGGGAGGGAAACCATCAAAGATGGAGCTAACAAATTACTgacagcaaaaaaaagaaaaaaaaaataaaccaaacaaaagacaaaaaaaaatataaccaaagacagtgaagaaataaaaaaaaaggagaaatcaTAATGGCAATAATAATTATGCAGAATATATaccaaatatacaaaatataaaaattaacacgCAACGCAAATGTATGCCACTCATTTTTATGAATGGGCATTtatcataattaaaaattccacCAACACCGGCAAAGGTTCTGCGTGTAGCCAGAGCACCCGGCACCCATTACTCTGGAGTCCTATCCCCAACGCGTGCTTCCTGCCCCCGAATCACTTTCAGATGCCGACGTTTCTGACCTAAGACAcgccactcacacacacacattccaCACTCTCTGACATCTGGGAGTATCTGGTGAGAGTGCGTCAGAGGACAGCTTTTTTGGATTGGATTTTTGGGCTCACTTGGCGGAACAgctgttgctgtttgtttttggGACGTAGCACATCCACGGCGTAAAGTAAGGCACTGGAAGAGCCACGTTGGTGAGTCCTGCGCGGTGCGCATGCCCGCCGGCAGTCGCACCCAAACGGCTCTCTTTCGCCGGATTGTAGAGTCGCTCCAGGTCTCTTAGATGGCGATGTGCCGAGACAACTGTTCGGCTTCTGGCGCGATTCTCCCGAGCTTTTTTGGGGTCGTCGTGGCTGCTGGCTTCATCCGTTGCCACTTCGAATGCCGTTGTCGTGGGCTTCAGTTGTGTCCAacgctctctgtgtgtgtgctcctTCCGCagctgtgactgtgactgtgactgccGCTAGTGACTgtgctgccgccgccagtgTGACTCTCGGGCGTCGGTTGTTTTGGCCCGGTGGCGTATGCTTGATTCCTGTGGCGCCCTGGCGTATGCTTGATTTAAACCGCGTTTGTGAGGCCCGATCGAGCCCGGCCTTCGCGCAGTGCATTCTCATGGATATCCCCGATCCAGAATAACAGCATAACGAATTCATTGAATTGTGCGGCTTCTTTTGAAGTTAATCCACACAGATATTCTCACGCACACGCTCAGGCTGCTGTGTAGTAGTGGTGCGGTCGCTTTGTGTGCCAGTGCGGTGTGTGCCTGCgtgctgcgtgtgtgtgtgtgtaatgcGTATGTAATCCAAGCAAATCTGTCACGTGTTTTGGATATCTTTTTCTgaggccgccgccgccatcgTCGCAGCTCGggaatttattgaaaaatcaCACAAAGGTGAGCCAATCCATGCAGCATATGGCCGATAAGCCGAAGATGAAACGAATGCAAAGTATAATATTAtcttaaaatgttaaattaatcTTCTCACTCTTGTTGAATAGTCAAGCTTTAAGGCGATTATAAgctttaatttagtttaattaaaaggTAATTGCTTATCAtacttgaaatataaaatgataataaaatagagtaaattattattataattatattataaaaaaaacctaatcaaagtatatattaatattaaactatgctcataatatattaaaatgtcaaaCTGAAGTGTCCAATTAGGAAAGGAAACTTCGGGTAATAATTGCATGCCTCGCTTCAagcgata
Above is a genomic segment from Drosophila kikkawai strain 14028-0561.14 chromosome 3R, DkikHiC1v2, whole genome shotgun sequence containing:
- the LOC108080457 gene encoding Golgi-associated plant pathogenesis-related protein 1, with the translated sequence MEDVKILIVLFLYWFSAVQGCGQGAQIGLDEHNRLRKLHGVPDLTLNEGLCKRSAEYAEELAQKKNLQHSEAKGEYGENLCFRSHNPEKCVQNWYDEIHLYDFSNPKFSYATGHFTQLVWKASTDLGWGEAQDSDGTTYVVAMYTPSGNVNGQFEENVPRAKNSALGKITVSISAMIVSICFGLLNLAN